The following nucleotide sequence is from Ferruginibacter lapsinanis.
CAAACACAGTTAGTGAATATTCCTTCCAATGTTTTTGCAAACATTTCTTTTCCGGATATTTCAAAAATATTTTCGTCGGTTGAAATATGGAAGTCTGGATTGATGATCGGAGCATTGGCTACATTAGAAACTCTTCTTTGTATAGAAGCCATTGACAAACTGGATAAACGCAATCGCATCTCTCCTGTTAACCGTGAATTGATAGCGCAAGGCATTGGAAATATGGCCTGTGGATTTTTAGGTGCTATTCCAATAACGGCAGTGGTTGTAAGAGGTGCTGCTAATGTAGATGCCGGCGGCAGAACAAAATTATCTTCATTTACACATGGGCTATTTCTGCTCCTGGCAGTATTATTAATCCCTTTTGTTTTGAATAAGATCCCTTACGCTTCATTAGCGGCTATTTTATTAGTAACGGGATATAATCTTACCAAACCAAAACTGTATCTTAATATGTGGGGCTTGGGGAAAAAACAATTTCTTCCATTTATAATAACAATCATTGCAATACTGGCTACAGATCTCTTGATCGGCGTAAGTATCGGTCTGCTGATATCTATCTTCTTTATTATTCAAAATAATTTCAGGGCTGAATATAAGATCACTAAAAAACAAGAGTTCCATATCAATATTTACGATATCAAACTCAACAGTAATGTTACATTTTTAAACAAAGTAAAATTGCGTAAGACACTGGATATGATCCCTGAGTACAGTGTGTTGACGATCGATGGAAGCGAATCTAATTTTATTGATTATGATATACTTGAGATAGTAAGTGAATATGCCAATAAAGCCCACGACAGGCATATTGAATTACATTTAAAAGGAATTGAAAAAGTAAGTATAACAGCAGTGCATTAAAAACACACTGCCGTTAAAAAATTTAGTGCGTAACGTTTTCTACTGCTTTAGGATCATGTTTATGCTTGAAGAATATAGCAAACAAGACAGCAACAACCAACGCATATACAGCAAAAGACAGCCAGATATTATGCCATTCTCTTCCCTCTGTATGTGTAAAATATGTATCAATAATATAGCCGCTTACTTTACTTCCTAAAAAAGCGCCTACTCCATTAGTCATCATCATAAATAATCCCTGTGCACTTGAACGTATTGAAGAATCTGTAGTGGTTTCTACAAACAATGAACCCGAGATATTGAAAAAATCAAATGCCATCCCGTAAATGATACAGGAAAGAATGATCATCCATAATCCATCTGCAGGATTGCCGTAGGCAAATAAACCAAAACGTAATACCCAGGCAATCATTGAAAACAACATCACCTTTTTAATACCAAATTTTTTAAGGAAGAATGGAATGGTAAGGATAAATACTGTTTCTGATATTTGTGAAATAGACATGATGATGGTGGAGTATTTTACC
It contains:
- a CDS encoding SulP family inorganic anion transporter encodes the protein MKRKLKYYRLIWLKHDLPAGLSVFLIALPLCLGIALASGAPLYSGILSGIIGGLVVSVISGSPLAVSGPAAGLTTLVAASIISLGDYKLFLLTVIVAGLFQLLLGVLKLGIIANYFPSAVIKGMLAAIGIILISKQIPLAFGYDQPDFWTSGFLQLFSAKNFLGNFNNFNHHVTRGAIFITAASLILLIILQQPFAKKLKVVPAPLLVVIAGIITEIIFSRLTSGFSLKQTQLVNIPSNVFANISFPDISKIFSSVEIWKSGLMIGALATLETLLCIEAIDKLDKRNRISPVNRELIAQGIGNMACGFLGAIPITAVVVRGAANVDAGGRTKLSSFTHGLFLLLAVLLIPFVLNKIPYASLAAILLVTGYNLTKPKLYLNMWGLGKKQFLPFIITIIAILATDLLIGVSIGLLISIFFIIQNNFRAEYKITKKQEFHINIYDIKLNSNVTFLNKVKLRKTLDMIPEYSVLTIDGSESNFIDYDILEIVSEYANKAHDRHIELHLKGIEKVSITAVH